From Fundidesulfovibrio terrae, a single genomic window includes:
- a CDS encoding NAD(P)/FAD-dependent oxidoreductase → MSSTQCLIIGAGPAGLSAAIYTARAGMSTLVLGGNPKVYGDYDIDNYFGFEQTISGRELIERGRRQAARFGADIREEKVLGVHHGEDGGFSVKTDKGQYRACSIILAAGVSRSRPKIPGIEAYEGKGVSYCVSCDGFFIRNKPVVVAGEGVFAANQALELLNYTPDVTICTLGKEPSYPADFAARLEHAGIKTLTSPVTALSGNPGLESAALADGTVLPAQGLFIALGEASSTDFAYTLGVTRKGNFIEVDPEMKTSVEGVFAAGDCTGGFLQIAVAVGEGALAGKSAITWLKEKCPAK, encoded by the coding sequence ATGAGCAGTACGCAATGCCTCATCATCGGCGCGGGCCCGGCAGGGCTCTCCGCCGCCATATACACGGCCCGGGCCGGGATGAGCACCCTGGTCCTGGGCGGCAACCCAAAAGTGTACGGCGACTACGACATCGACAACTATTTCGGGTTCGAGCAGACCATCTCCGGCCGCGAGCTCATCGAACGCGGACGCCGCCAGGCCGCCCGCTTCGGCGCGGATATCCGCGAGGAGAAGGTGCTCGGCGTCCACCACGGCGAGGACGGCGGATTCTCGGTCAAGACCGACAAGGGCCAATACCGCGCCTGCTCGATCATCCTGGCCGCCGGCGTCAGCCGGTCCAGGCCGAAGATTCCCGGCATCGAGGCGTACGAGGGCAAGGGCGTCTCCTACTGCGTCTCCTGCGACGGGTTCTTCATCAGGAACAAGCCCGTAGTGGTGGCCGGCGAGGGCGTCTTTGCCGCCAACCAGGCCCTGGAGCTTCTCAACTACACCCCGGACGTGACCATCTGCACCCTTGGCAAGGAGCCCTCCTATCCGGCGGACTTCGCCGCGCGACTGGAGCATGCGGGAATAAAGACCCTCACCTCGCCCGTCACGGCCCTGTCCGGCAATCCGGGCCTGGAATCCGCGGCCCTGGCCGACGGAACGGTTCTGCCCGCGCAGGGGCTCTTCATCGCCCTGGGTGAGGCGTCCTCCACCGATTTCGCCTACACCTTGGGCGTCACCCGCAAGGGAAACTTCATCGAGGTCGACCCGGAGATGAAAACCAGCGTGGAGGGGGTCTTCGCCGCCGGAGACTGTACTGGGGGATTCCTGCAGATCGCCGTGGCCGTCGGGGAAGGCGCGCTGGCGGGAAAATCCGCCATAACCTGGCTCAAGGAGAAGTGCCCGGCGAAATGA